In the [Clostridium] colinum genome, one interval contains:
- a CDS encoding acetate and sugar kinases/Hsc70/actin family protein: MGKGYIFNPNIENKELNKYYKEDLELMTLYKLREICKKEKIISGVINPLDKEELIRLILRYRGGYKGLLIKNENVEGIEKLETLIKNTNQFYENNLLNYNSKIVVYENLATKFYDNITLKYNPLFINTNAIVISENKICGIFNVEQKGNDKDKLYLTKSNKIQCRESKTKNYKILFMGKDTSEKVYKIYNGELSEKLQVKFYCMPLLSFEVKSPLKVSMPLAIDFGTVNTTIGLYLNENYFEERECNLNKNNVNYVKFYDIQNNYKEMPIYPTIIAIDSLEDDKVKYLFGFEAEKLVNASYIDESFCIFYDVKRWISDYEKEEEVYDKNGKRSFIKRKDMLKAYFEYLIEEAKNYFKIDIEEIHISSPVKQKNLFNKLFKEILDEKILSSEESIDEGMAVLYSIVSEMIRQNKYEDLKEYKALIIDCGGGTTDICSCKFSIEDIKVSYKIDIKTSYENGDTNFGGNNLTYRIMQILKICIVNSLNSNVCMNFSDILNSFDLDIFRFVDKNGVKKFYELIEIEYEKAEKVLPTKFKNFENLSKEEYYKVRHNFYYLYTVAERLKKLFYNKIGTLKVLASCNESEIIDKNTELLLLEKWKLSKFTQKGLETIKEISNINFNVFEIEVILKADIYNIISKFMNTVLSKNKFTDFSVIKLTGQSCKIELFRDSLKEFIPGKYIQFKRTDRDLTNNFELKMTCIDGCVKYLYDKRYGLVKINMETEVPSLPYKITGYTHKNEEITLIKAFDKECNVGMLSRNITDLTLKLYLKDIEDNEKYSYIIQFKKQDFRYIQKEDIIEETKGKITQRLTDDIIEYEVRFFVWSIPEDIGFKVLPIYRENENLYIGIEKFVSYENENWINNFFDGLK; the protein is encoded by the coding sequence ATGGGAAAAGGTTATATATTTAATCCAAATATAGAGAATAAAGAGTTAAATAAGTATTATAAAGAAGATTTGGAATTAATGACATTATACAAATTAAGAGAAATATGTAAAAAAGAAAAAATAATAAGTGGTGTAATAAATCCTTTGGATAAAGAAGAGCTAATAAGGCTTATTTTAAGATATAGAGGAGGATATAAAGGGCTACTTATAAAAAATGAAAACGTAGAAGGTATAGAAAAATTAGAAACCTTAATAAAAAATACAAATCAATTTTATGAAAACAATTTATTAAATTATAATTCTAAAATAGTAGTGTATGAAAATTTAGCAACAAAATTTTATGATAATATAACTTTAAAATATAACCCATTATTTATAAATACAAATGCAATAGTAATAAGCGAAAATAAAATTTGTGGAATATTTAATGTAGAACAAAAAGGCAATGATAAAGACAAGCTATATTTAACAAAAAGTAATAAAATACAATGTAGAGAAAGTAAAACTAAAAACTATAAAATACTTTTTATGGGAAAAGATACTTCTGAAAAAGTATATAAAATATATAATGGTGAGTTAAGTGAAAAATTGCAAGTAAAATTTTATTGTATGCCTCTTTTAAGTTTTGAAGTAAAATCTCCATTAAAGGTAAGTATGCCCTTAGCAATAGATTTTGGTACTGTAAATACTACAATAGGGTTATATTTAAATGAAAATTATTTTGAAGAAAGAGAATGTAACCTAAATAAAAATAATGTAAATTATGTAAAATTTTATGATATTCAAAATAATTATAAAGAAATGCCTATCTATCCAACAATAATAGCAATAGATAGTTTAGAAGATGATAAGGTAAAATATTTATTTGGATTTGAGGCAGAAAAATTAGTCAATGCAAGTTATATAGATGAAAGTTTTTGTATATTTTATGACGTTAAAAGATGGATATCAGATTATGAAAAAGAAGAAGAAGTATATGATAAAAATGGAAAACGTTCATTTATAAAAAGAAAAGATATGTTAAAAGCATATTTTGAATATTTAATAGAAGAAGCAAAAAATTATTTTAAAATAGATATAGAAGAAATACATATTTCAAGCCCAGTTAAGCAAAAAAATTTATTTAATAAACTTTTTAAAGAAATATTAGATGAAAAAATATTATCTTCAGAAGAAAGTATAGATGAAGGTATGGCAGTATTATATAGTATTGTTTCAGAAATGATTAGACAAAACAAATATGAAGATTTAAAAGAATATAAAGCATTAATAATAGACTGTGGTGGTGGAACAACGGATATATGTAGTTGTAAATTTTCAATAGAAGATATAAAAGTATCATATAAAATAGATATAAAAACATCATATGAAAATGGAGACACAAATTTTGGTGGAAATAACTTAACTTATAGAATAATGCAAATATTAAAAATATGTATAGTAAATAGTCTAAATAGTAATGTATGTATGAATTTTTCAGATATTTTAAATTCATTTGATTTAGATATATTTAGGTTTGTAGATAAAAATGGAGTTAAAAAATTTTATGAATTAATTGAAATCGAATATGAAAAAGCAGAAAAAGTTTTACCTACAAAATTTAAAAATTTTGAAAATTTAAGCAAAGAAGAATATTATAAAGTAAGACATAATTTTTATTATTTATATACAGTAGCAGAGAGATTAAAAAAATTATTTTATAATAAAATAGGAACATTAAAAGTATTGGCTAGTTGTAATGAAAGTGAAATTATAGATAAAAATACAGAGCTTTTATTGTTAGAGAAATGGAAGCTATCAAAATTTACACAAAAAGGCTTAGAAACAATAAAAGAAATATCAAACATAAATTTTAATGTATTTGAGATAGAAGTAATATTAAAGGCTGATATTTACAATATAATAAGTAAATTTATGAATACTGTATTATCAAAAAATAAATTTACTGATTTTTCTGTAATAAAATTAACAGGGCAATCTTGTAAAATAGAACTTTTTAGAGATAGCTTAAAAGAATTTATACCGGGAAAATATATTCAATTTAAAAGGACAGATAGAGATTTAACTAACAATTTTGAATTAAAAATGACTTGTATAGATGGTTGTGTAAAATACTTATATGATAAAAGGTATGGGCTTGTAAAAATAAACATGGAAACAGAAGTACCTTCATTACCATATAAAATAACAGGATATACACATAAAAATGAAGAAATAACATTAATAAAAGCTTTTGATAAAGAATGTAATGTGGGTATGTTATCAAGAAATATAACAGATTTAACACTAAAATTATACTTAAAAGATATAGAAGATAATGAAAAATATAGCTATATAATACAATTTAAAAAACAAGACTTTAGATATATTCAAAAAGAAGATATAATAGAAGAAACAAAAGGTAAAATAACTCAAAGATTAACAGATGATATAATAGAATATGAAGTAAGATTTTTTGTATGGAGTATACCTGAAGATATAGGCTTTAAAGTGCTTCCTATATATAGAGAAAATGAAAATCTTTATATAGGCATTGAAAAATTTGTAAGTTATGAAAATGAAAATTGGATAAATAACTTTTTTGATGGATTAAAATAA
- a CDS encoding sensor histidine kinase, producing MKKFIIRIYLIITLIILFLSTFILVFFNISDLKKNERNDILKTLNIIEHLYNTKSECNINYLLESFNIKINIIEKNENTVNLIIDKIYKNKTKNNTLDINNIYENFLYNNKNLYYIKEYDKNIIIIYKKFDIIPIILRDSILCSFITLICAIFIYIILKNYVYKNIILPLQEISQEIPKLKNKNENLKFKTYKFEEINIICKQIKYIENDLKSIGDMLKIEKNKVDYILDNMSEGFVLFDKNKNVFSINKMAKKIFNCNKNNLGENILYYTQNIKLLENIEKVLSTNQKNIFDIKTEDNKTYSIHMSKIQKGIFEKGNSGVIMLMIDVTAERETEKLKQEFFSNVSHELKTPITSIQGYAELLYNDFAISREQEKEFLKIIQKESINITNLINNILTISKLENKEIEINKSDINIKTIVDEIINSTKPMCIEQNITIKNNCDSITMLGDYKKIHQLFNNLIVNAIKYNKNNGYVEINCFKDEKNINIIIKDSGIGIPLVDRNRIFERFYRVEKGRSKSLGGTGLGLSIVKHIVKYYNGKIKVKSTEGFGSEFIIKIPINK from the coding sequence TTGAAAAAATTTATTATAAGGATATATTTAATAATAACATTAATAATATTATTTTTATCTACATTTATTTTAGTCTTTTTTAATATTAGTGATTTAAAAAAAAATGAAAGAAATGATATATTAAAAACTTTAAATATTATTGAACATTTATATAATACAAAAAGTGAGTGTAATATTAATTATTTATTAGAAAGTTTTAACATTAAAATAAATATAATTGAAAAAAACGAAAATACTGTAAATTTAATTATTGACAAAATTTATAAGAATAAAACTAAAAATAATACATTAGATATAAATAATATTTATGAAAATTTTTTATATAATAATAAAAATTTATACTATATAAAAGAGTATGATAAAAATATAATAATTATATATAAAAAATTTGATATTATACCTATTATATTAAGGGATAGTATATTATGTAGTTTTATTACACTAATTTGTGCTATTTTTATATATATAATTTTAAAAAACTATGTGTATAAAAATATAATTTTACCTTTACAAGAAATATCACAAGAAATACCAAAGCTGAAAAATAAAAATGAAAATTTGAAATTTAAAACTTATAAATTTGAAGAAATAAACATTATATGTAAACAAATAAAATATATAGAAAATGATTTAAAAAGTATTGGAGATATGTTAAAGATTGAAAAAAATAAAGTAGATTATATTTTAGATAATATGTCAGAAGGCTTTGTTTTATTTGATAAAAATAAAAATGTATTTTCTATAAATAAAATGGCAAAAAAAATATTTAATTGTAACAAGAATAATTTAGGTGAAAATATATTATATTATACTCAAAATATAAAATTACTTGAAAATATAGAAAAAGTTTTATCTACAAATCAAAAAAATATATTTGATATAAAAACAGAAGATAATAAAACATATTCTATACATATGAGTAAAATACAAAAAGGTATATTTGAAAAAGGAAATAGTGGAGTAATAATGCTTATGATAGATGTTACTGCTGAGAGAGAAACTGAAAAATTAAAACAAGAATTTTTTTCTAACGTATCTCATGAATTAAAAACTCCTATAACATCTATACAAGGTTATGCAGAATTATTGTATAATGATTTTGCCATATCTAGAGAACAAGAAAAAGAATTTTTAAAAATAATACAAAAAGAAAGCATTAATATTACAAATCTTATAAACAATATTTTGACTATATCTAAATTAGAAAATAAAGAAATAGAAATAAATAAATCAGATATAAATATTAAAACTATTGTAGATGAAATAATTAATTCTACTAAGCCAATGTGTATAGAACAAAATATAACTATAAAAAATAATTGTGATAGTATAACAATGTTAGGAGATTATAAAAAAATTCATCAATTATTTAATAATCTTATAGTAAATGCTATAAAATACAATAAAAATAATGGTTATGTAGAAATAAATTGTTTTAAAGATGAAAAAAATATAAATATTATTATAAAAGATTCTGGTATAGGAATACCTCTTGTTGACAGAAATAGAATATTTGAAAGATTTTATCGTGTAGAAAAAGGTAGAAGTAAATCCTTAGGTGGAACTGGTTTAGGATTATCTATAGTAAAACATATAGTAAAATACTATAATGGAAAAATTAAAGTTAAAAGTACGGAAGGTTTTGGAAGTGAATTTATTATAAAAATACCTATAAATAAGTAA
- the pilM gene encoding pilus assembly protein PilM yields the protein MPVSIDISDNCIKIIEGEQQGDKIKISKSVLKYIDNSYIHNAYVNNKIDLTLLFTDIVNEYNLKNKECFLVINSTDIIAKEIILPKTKSIYLGRVIDNLIKELFGDTSNLCIDYQICEEFKKDEKVFYKIFVYSIPLTIMEDYREILINCGLIPKALDIKRNVIGKLLNYNINNNIIKDNITLFIDVTGNNMTLTLMSGNVALYKMDTDISEDIKREKLFLNKDVNKDIKQESKQILNKIDSNNLKDNEITFLDEQDYYQEEASFISPIFLKVYEEIHKIIQFSMSLNNTIERVYLYGDRDDLDEIAEYISNNITLSAEKIKEIVNIKCNEHIDISKFFIAIGNILRK from the coding sequence ATGCCTGTTTCAATAGACATTTCCGACAACTGTATAAAAATAATTGAAGGCGAGCAACAAGGAGATAAAATAAAAATAAGTAAATCAGTATTAAAGTATATAGATAACTCTTATATACATAATGCTTATGTTAATAATAAAATAGATTTAACATTACTTTTTACAGATATAGTTAATGAATATAACTTGAAGAACAAAGAGTGTTTTTTAGTCATAAATTCTACCGATATAATAGCCAAAGAAATTATTTTACCTAAAACTAAAAGTATTTATTTAGGAAGAGTTATAGATAATTTGATAAAAGAGCTTTTTGGAGATACGTCAAATTTATGTATAGATTATCAAATTTGTGAAGAATTTAAAAAAGATGAAAAAGTTTTTTATAAAATATTTGTTTATAGTATACCTTTAACAATAATGGAAGATTATAGAGAAATTTTGATAAATTGTGGGCTTATTCCAAAAGCTTTAGATATTAAAAGAAATGTTATAGGTAAACTTTTAAATTATAATATAAATAATAATATTATTAAAGATAATATAACACTATTTATAGATGTAACAGGAAATAATATGACTTTAACATTAATGTCTGGTAATGTAGCTTTATATAAAATGGATACCGATATATCAGAAGATATAAAAAGAGAAAAATTATTTTTAAATAAAGATGTAAATAAAGATATAAAGCAAGAAAGCAAACAAATTTTAAATAAAATAGACTCAAATAATTTAAAAGATAATGAAATAACATTTTTAGATGAACAAGATTATTATCAAGAAGAAGCTAGTTTTATATCACCTATTTTTTTAAAAGTTTATGAAGAAATACATAAAATAATACAATTTTCTATGTCTTTAAACAATACTATAGAAAGAGTTTATTTATATGGTGATAGAGATGATTTAGATGAAATAGCAGAATATATATCAAATAATATAACCTTATCAGCAGAAAAAATTAAAGAAATAGTAAATATAAAATGCAATGAACATATAGATATATCAAAATTTTTTATTGCTATTGGCAACATCTTAAGGAAGTGA
- a CDS encoding PP2C family protein-serine/threonine phosphatase, with product MRKENSEFNTKFISEAGSELKNNDYFAFVELDKYACYVIADGIGNMANINGAKLAIQSVILKFQETPSISKNAIKSYLKEANKEFFKADSKFALKASITVVVSNYEKIRYGHLGNTRFRLYRGGLLKQESIDMSFANDIIKEDGLSKDLIAKHEERNNLYSYLGKDKNFKPFISKKIKLMDSDIIALYTRGIWENLDQSEINEVFEEATNDAEEVLNNIEDLILSKQPKQLENYTFAVIFADKIFKDPERKRKIKKLIKVSITIVVLLLIISLIFYIFYRKRVKRIETLNLTYQNTIEYIQDNNYIRAKEECNKAIEVADKLNNKEKVKDLNNYLKLIETTILADEALKSENYKEAQQNYINAKDRARYADNVNEEYVDNKLKETKDYLNVYDYINLGDKLKETGDYEGAEKKYLEAKNIASNIYFDKGKEKAIQSLEKLYEDWGKAKEETDKEQKDKADKQITALEIVKQGDESFRNSDYEGARLYYTSAIEKYKEMEDLAQVEVLNNKLTSIDEKIEENKKKIKIAEEHERLAIDLKAEKNLIDAKKQYLFAKKIYTELKKDDKVKEMDSLIELLDLEIEEEKKKLEEELKKQEETLNEKITEPINEATSETSESKI from the coding sequence ATGAGAAAAGAAAATAGCGAATTTAATACAAAGTTTATATCAGAAGCAGGAAGTGAATTAAAAAATAATGATTACTTTGCTTTCGTAGAATTAGATAAATATGCTTGTTATGTTATAGCAGATGGTATAGGGAATATGGCCAATATAAATGGAGCTAAACTTGCTATACAAAGTGTTATTTTAAAATTTCAAGAAACCCCATCAATAAGTAAAAATGCAATAAAATCATATTTGAAAGAAGCAAATAAAGAATTTTTTAAAGCAGATAGTAAATTTGCATTAAAAGCATCAATAACAGTAGTAGTATCTAATTATGAAAAAATAAGATATGGACATTTAGGAAATACAAGATTTAGATTATATCGTGGGGGACTATTAAAACAAGAAAGTATTGATATGTCATTTGCAAATGATATAATAAAAGAAGATGGACTTTCAAAAGATTTAATAGCAAAGCACGAAGAAAGAAATAATCTATATTCATATTTGGGAAAAGATAAAAATTTTAAACCATTTATATCTAAAAAAATAAAGCTAATGGATAGTGATATAATAGCATTATATACAAGAGGAATATGGGAAAATTTAGACCAAAGTGAAATAAATGAAGTATTTGAAGAAGCTACAAATGATGCAGAAGAAGTTCTTAACAATATAGAAGATTTAATATTATCAAAACAACCAAAACAACTAGAAAATTATACATTTGCAGTAATATTTGCAGATAAAATATTTAAAGATCCAGAAAGAAAAAGAAAAATTAAAAAGCTTATAAAAGTAAGTATAACAATAGTAGTTTTATTACTTATAATAAGCTTAATATTTTATATTTTTTATAGAAAAAGAGTAAAAAGAATAGAAACACTAAATTTAACATATCAAAATACAATAGAGTACATACAAGATAATAACTATATAAGAGCAAAAGAAGAATGTAATAAAGCGATAGAAGTAGCAGATAAATTAAATAATAAAGAAAAAGTTAAAGATTTAAACAATTATTTAAAATTGATAGAAACAACAATACTTGCAGACGAAGCTTTAAAGTCTGAGAATTACAAAGAGGCACAACAAAACTATATAAACGCAAAAGATAGAGCTAGATATGCAGACAATGTAAATGAAGAATATGTAGATAATAAGTTAAAAGAAACAAAAGATTATTTAAACGTATATGACTATATAAATTTGGGAGATAAATTAAAAGAAACAGGAGATTATGAAGGTGCTGAAAAAAAATACTTGGAAGCTAAAAATATAGCTAGTAATATATATTTTGATAAAGGGAAAGAAAAAGCAATACAATCTCTTGAAAAATTATACGAAGACTGGGGAAAAGCAAAAGAAGAAACAGATAAAGAACAAAAAGATAAAGCGGATAAACAAATAACAGCTTTAGAAATAGTAAAACAAGGAGATGAAAGTTTTAGAAATAGTGATTATGAAGGTGCAAGACTTTATTATACAAGTGCAATAGAAAAGTATAAGGAAATGGAAGATTTAGCACAAGTTGAAGTTTTAAATAATAAATTAACATCGATAGATGAAAAAATAGAAGAAAATAAGAAAAAAATAAAAATAGCAGAAGAGCATGAAAGATTAGCAATAGATTTAAAAGCAGAAAAAAATTTAATAGATGCTAAAAAACAATATTTATTTGCTAAAAAAATATATACAGAATTAAAAAAAGATGATAAAGTAAAAGAAATGGATTCATTAATTGAGCTATTAGATTTAGAAATAGAAGAAGAAAAGAAAAAGTTAGAAGAAGAGCTAAAAAAACAGGAAGAAACATTAAATGAAAAAATAACAGAGCCTATAAATGAAGCAACTTCTGAAACATCTGAAAGTAAGATTTAA
- a CDS encoding S-layer homology domain-containing protein, with the protein MNKKRLLVVLSMTLLFNIKVYANVTKIQDEYFKIQKNNDEIISVENIDIFDINNNKIGEKSWSSAVILNNGNLLVGEYKPNKTYDYYEVNKQGNKSFITNIKYYIKDINKQTGNFIIVSNENNNYFLGILDKEFNIIYDTIFEYKENAFTDYSDILKTRDKKYGVFTVEGTEIIEPIFDNIKKIDNDSFECLYDNKLYLLKNNNGIYINETAINNIDSWAKSSVEKAIKLNFISQKLQVKLNNNITREEFCEIIIKLYEEKTGFKINTNIKNPFIDTSNIFVLKAYNLGIISGKSKNKFEPNSYITREESAVILANLIKKMEYSISNNNYKYNDAQLISNWAKDAVQNVSNIGIMTGDTKNNFNPKNYYKVVEAISSIMRLYDLK; encoded by the coding sequence ATGAATAAAAAACGATTGTTAGTTGTATTAAGTATGACTTTATTATTTAACATAAAAGTATATGCTAATGTTACAAAGATCCAAGATGAATATTTTAAAATACAAAAAAATAATGATGAAATAATTAGTGTAGAAAATATAGATATATTTGATATAAATAATAATAAAATAGGTGAAAAAAGTTGGAGTAGTGCTGTTATTTTAAATAATGGAAACTTGTTAGTTGGAGAATATAAACCTAATAAAACATATGATTATTATGAAGTTAATAAACAAGGGAATAAATCTTTTATTACAAACATTAAATATTATATAAAAGATATAAATAAACAAACAGGTAATTTTATAATAGTAAGTAATGAAAATAATAATTATTTTTTAGGTATATTAGATAAAGAATTTAACATTATATATGATACAATATTTGAATATAAAGAAAATGCTTTTACAGACTATAGTGATATATTAAAAACTAGAGATAAAAAATATGGAGTTTTTACTGTAGAAGGAACGGAAATAATAGAGCCTATTTTTGATAATATAAAAAAAATTGATAATGATTCTTTTGAATGTTTATATGACAATAAACTATATTTATTAAAAAATAATAATGGAATATATATAAATGAAACAGCTATTAATAATATTGATAGTTGGGCTAAAAGTAGTGTTGAAAAGGCTATTAAATTAAATTTTATTTCACAAAAATTACAAGTAAAATTAAATAATAATATAACAAGGGAAGAATTTTGTGAAATTATAATAAAACTTTATGAAGAAAAAACAGGATTTAAAATAAATACTAATATAAAAAATCCATTTATTGATACAAGTAATATATTTGTTTTAAAGGCCTATAATTTAGGTATTATATCTGGAAAAAGCAAAAATAAATTTGAACCTAATAGCTACATAACACGAGAAGAATCAGCAGTTATTTTAGCTAATTTAATAAAAAAAATGGAATATAGTATATCAAATAACAATTATAAATATAATGATGCTCAATTAATATCTAACTGGGCAAAAGATGCAGTACAAAATGTTTCAAATATAGGCATAATGACTGGTGATACAAAAAATAATTTTAATCCTAAAAATTATTATAAAGTAGTTGAAGCAATATCTAGTATTATGAGATTATATGATTTAAAATAA
- a CDS encoding dihydrofolate reductase family protein, producing the protein MKRKIILNLAMSLDGYIADINGGFEWINGYEDCNLDTKNKFDFNEFLNQIDIVVMGKKCYDQNLHKAYKDKKVYVATSSDLKNYDNIHFIKGDIVNIIKKEKEKEGKHIYLFGGGIVLDTFIKENIIDEYIIGIIPTILGSGKPLFLGKNEKINLKLENYFIDNGIVILKYSKK; encoded by the coding sequence ATGAAAAGAAAAATTATTTTAAATTTAGCAATGAGTTTAGATGGTTATATAGCAGATATTAATGGAGGATTTGAATGGATTAATGGTTATGAAGATTGTAATTTAGATACTAAAAATAAATTTGATTTTAATGAATTTTTAAACCAAATAGATATTGTTGTTATGGGTAAAAAATGCTATGATCAAAACTTACATAAAGCTTATAAAGATAAAAAAGTTTATGTTGCTACATCAAGTGATTTAAAAAACTATGATAATATTCACTTTATAAAAGGGGATATTGTTAATATAATAAAAAAAGAAAAGGAAAAAGAAGGTAAACATATTTATTTGTTTGGAGGGGGAATAGTCTTAGATACTTTTATTAAAGAAAATATAATTGATGAATATATAATAGGAATTATTCCAACTATATTAGGAAGTGGGAAACCTTTATTTTTAGGAAAAAATGAAAAAATAAATTTAAAATTAGAAAATTATTTTATTGATAATGGAATTGTAATATTAAAATACTCTAAAAAATAG
- a CDS encoding response regulator transcription factor translates to MSYCIYIIEDDKNIAELLEIALKSYGYNVHLFDNAEDAIETLNKYTPDLIICDIMLPGIDGISAISIIRNNKKFNTTPIIMLTAKDSELDKIKGLDSGADDYITKPFSVMEVMARIRAQFRKVNQFKNTTESNLNEIVLGHIKLNKLSREVFVSDNLVELTFKEYELLKYLLENKNKPLSREEILNNVWGYEYLGETRTVDIHIKTIRRKLLDAEDYIKTVRGIGYKISEK, encoded by the coding sequence ATGTCCTATTGTATATATATAATAGAAGATGACAAAAATATAGCAGAACTTTTAGAAATTGCTTTAAAAAGTTATGGTTATAATGTTCATTTATTTGATAATGCAGAAGATGCTATAGAAACATTAAATAAATATACTCCAGATTTAATAATATGTGATATTATGTTACCTGGTATAGATGGAATAAGTGCTATATCTATAATAAGAAACAATAAAAAGTTTAATACAACTCCTATAATTATGCTTACAGCTAAAGATAGTGAGCTTGATAAAATAAAAGGATTAGATAGTGGTGCAGATGATTATATAACAAAACCTTTTAGCGTTATGGAAGTAATGGCAAGAATAAGGGCTCAATTTAGAAAAGTTAATCAATTTAAAAATACTACGGAAAGTAATTTAAATGAAATAGTATTGGGTCATATAAAATTAAATAAATTATCAAGAGAAGTTTTTGTAAGTGATAATTTAGTAGAATTAACATTTAAGGAATATGAATTATTAAAATATCTTTTGGAAAATAAAAATAAACCTTTATCACGAGAAGAAATTTTAAATAATGTATGGGGATATGAATATTTGGGAGAAACAAGAACTGTAGATATTCATATTAAAACTATAAGAAGAAAATTGTTAGATGCTGAAGATTATATAAAAACTGTTAGAGGCATAGGTTATAAAATTAGCGAAAAATAG
- a CDS encoding type II secretion system F family protein → MPKYTYTAINQDGKKIKGVIEADSIGEFHLILKGRREYLISIKSFKEKNIFENKYKISKKELFVLCRQFSAMLSSGVNLVKCLEILYNQTKNKKVKIALYEVYEKLQIGQSLSEAMQSLNGAFPEFMINMIKAGEISGSLEEAIKRLSIQYEKDLKIQNKILSAMIYPAFLLVASILSVIIMFGIVLPKIMDIVGNTESMNIFSRILFQIAKGFKENWLAILMVSLVSLIIFSIHAQTDKFKKRFAKFKVKAPLIGKLYITMIAGIFTRTLSTLFLSGTTLIDAIHMAGKVINNAYINDILENVINDITNGMTFSDALIKADIFPYNVTAMISVGEETGSLEEVLSQTSDYYDMIAEDAIQKMTSIIEPIMIIIFGVIVLIILAGAFVPIYTMYNNINSI, encoded by the coding sequence ATGCCTAAATATACTTATACAGCTATAAATCAAGATGGTAAAAAGATAAAAGGAGTTATAGAGGCAGATAGCATAGGAGAATTTCACCTTATTTTAAAAGGTAGAAGAGAATATTTAATAAGCATAAAAAGTTTTAAAGAAAAAAACATTTTTGAAAATAAATATAAAATATCAAAAAAAGAGCTATTTGTTTTATGCAGGCAATTTTCAGCTATGTTATCATCTGGTGTAAATTTAGTAAAATGTTTAGAAATTTTGTACAATCAAACTAAAAATAAAAAAGTAAAAATAGCTTTATATGAGGTTTATGAAAAATTACAAATAGGTCAAAGTTTGTCAGAAGCTATGCAGTCTTTAAATGGTGCTTTTCCAGAATTTATGATAAATATGATAAAAGCAGGTGAAATAAGTGGGTCTTTAGAAGAAGCTATTAAAAGGTTATCTATACAATATGAAAAAGATTTAAAAATACAAAATAAAATATTATCTGCAATGATTTATCCAGCATTTTTATTAGTTGCTAGCATTCTATCTGTTATTATAATGTTCGGGATTGTATTACCTAAAATAATGGATATAGTAGGAAATACTGAAAGTATGAATATATTTAGTCGTATTTTATTTCAAATAGCAAAAGGTTTTAAAGAAAATTGGCTTGCAATACTTATGGTAAGTTTAGTTTCATTAATAATTTTTTCTATACATGCTCAAACAGATAAATTTAAAAAAAGATTTGCAAAATTTAAAGTAAAAGCTCCTTTAATAGGAAAATTATATATAACAATGATAGCAGGTATTTTTACGAGAACATTAAGTACCTTATTTTTAAGTGGCACAACCCTTATAGATGCAATACATATGGCTGGAAAAGTTATTAATAATGCCTATATAAATGATATATTGGAAAATGTTATAAATGATATAACAAATGGTATGACTTTTTCAGATGCTTTAATAAAAGCCGATATATTTCCATATAATGTAACAGCTATGATAAGTGTAGGGGAAGAAACAGGGTCTTTAGAAGAAGTATTATCACAAACCTCAGATTATTATGATATGATAGCCGAAGATGCTATACAAAAAATGACTTCTATTATAGAGCCAATAATGATTATTATTTTTGGAGTAATTGTTCTTATTATATTAGCTGGAGCATTTGTACCTATTTATACAATGTATAACAATATTAACAGTATTTAA